Proteins encoded in a region of the Streptomyces sp. NBC_00310 genome:
- a CDS encoding cholesterol oxidase substrate-binding domain-containing protein yields the protein MTDSSETSRRGFLLGAAVLALTPQFVRQDPAAAAAELPGFPSDVELYRSAYRNWGGEITAAGLWACAPADADQVVAVVNWARQQGWTVRARGLSHGWSPLTITPGTGSGAPVMLVDTTAHLTGVTLESTDPAAVRVGSGATLEGLLTFLEGHGLGVTACPAPGDLSIGGALAVDAHGTAVPADGETRPPGHTYGSLSNLVLSLTAVVWDADSGAYVLRTFTRDDADGAALLTHVGRALVTEFVLRVGANSNLRCLSRTDIPAAELFAAPGGDGRTFASFLDEAGRLEAIWFAFTEFPWFKVWSVEPTRPPASRRVTSPYNYPFSDNVPTVVADLVGRMTSDAAWYLAPVLGNAQLTTASLGLTTTLSADIWGPSKNTLLYLKPTTLRVTANGYAVLTSRDQVQRVVSEFAAFYRERLTTYAAQGRYPVNGSVEIRVTGLDDPADVGVAGARAPLLSALRPRADRPAWDTAVWLDVLTLPGTPDAEAFFRELERFLLTTYDGGHALTRVEWSKGWAYTDEAAWSDEEVLGTVVPESFDDGEGPGWDGATEILDRLDPHRVYGNTFLDRLFP from the coding sequence GTGACCGACTCTTCAGAAACGTCCCGCCGGGGGTTCCTCCTCGGCGCGGCCGTGCTCGCCCTCACCCCGCAGTTCGTCCGCCAGGACCCGGCCGCCGCAGCGGCCGAACTGCCCGGTTTCCCCTCGGACGTCGAGCTGTACAGGTCGGCGTACCGCAACTGGGGCGGGGAGATCACCGCCGCCGGGCTGTGGGCGTGCGCGCCCGCCGACGCGGACCAGGTGGTGGCGGTGGTCAACTGGGCCCGGCAGCAGGGCTGGACGGTCCGGGCACGCGGCCTCTCCCACGGCTGGTCGCCGCTCACCATCACCCCCGGTACCGGCTCCGGCGCCCCGGTGATGCTCGTCGACACGACCGCGCACCTCACCGGCGTGACTCTGGAGTCGACCGACCCCGCCGCCGTCCGCGTGGGCTCCGGCGCCACGCTGGAAGGGCTGCTGACCTTCCTGGAGGGCCATGGCCTCGGGGTGACGGCCTGCCCGGCTCCCGGGGACCTCTCGATCGGCGGCGCCCTCGCCGTCGACGCCCACGGCACGGCCGTACCGGCGGACGGGGAGACGCGGCCGCCCGGTCACACGTACGGCTCGCTCAGCAATCTCGTGCTGTCGCTGACGGCGGTGGTGTGGGACGCCGACAGCGGCGCGTACGTGCTGCGGACGTTCACGCGGGACGACGCGGACGGTGCCGCGCTGCTCACCCATGTCGGGCGGGCGCTGGTCACCGAGTTCGTACTGCGGGTGGGGGCGAACAGCAATCTGCGGTGCCTGAGCCGGACGGACATTCCCGCTGCGGAGTTGTTCGCCGCGCCCGGCGGCGACGGGCGTACCTTCGCGAGCTTCCTGGACGAGGCGGGGCGCCTGGAGGCGATCTGGTTCGCGTTCACCGAGTTCCCCTGGTTCAAGGTGTGGAGCGTCGAGCCGACCCGCCCGCCGGCCTCCCGCCGCGTGACCTCGCCGTACAACTATCCCTTCTCGGACAACGTGCCGACCGTCGTCGCCGACCTCGTCGGGCGGATGACGTCCGACGCCGCCTGGTATCTGGCCCCGGTGCTGGGCAACGCGCAGCTGACCACGGCCTCGCTGGGGCTGACGACCACGCTGTCTGCGGACATCTGGGGGCCGTCGAAGAACACGCTGCTCTACCTGAAGCCGACGACGCTGCGGGTGACGGCGAACGGGTACGCGGTGCTCACCTCGCGGGACCAGGTGCAGCGCGTGGTCTCCGAGTTCGCCGCGTTCTACCGCGAACGGCTCACCACGTACGCGGCCCAGGGGCGGTACCCCGTCAACGGCTCGGTCGAGATCCGGGTGACCGGGCTCGACGACCCCGCGGACGTCGGGGTGGCCGGCGCCCGTGCCCCGCTGCTGTCGGCGCTACGGCCCCGCGCCGACCGGCCCGCATGGGACACCGCCGTGTGGCTGGACGTGCTGACCCTGCCGGGAACACCGGACGCCGAGGCGTTCTTCCGCGAGCTGGAGCGGTTCCTGCTCACGACGTACGACGGTGGACATGCCCTCACCCGGGTCGAGTGGTCCAAGGGGTGGGCCTACACGGACGAGGCCGCCTGGAGCGACGAGGAGGTGCTCGGCACCGTCGTACCGGAGTCCTTCGACGACGGTGAGGGGCCGGGCTGGGACGGCGCGACGGAGATCCTGGACCGGCTCGATCCGCACCGGGTGTACGGCAACACCTTCCTCGACCGACTGTTCCCTTGA
- a CDS encoding DUF1206 domain-containing protein: protein MTTLGVGRGRAARGSVTEGAARAGLTARGVIYLLVGALALQIAFGGSSEQADRQGALEEISEKPLGSVMLWALGIGLVGMALWRLSEAVFGAAGQDGRKWTKRLASAARFVFYAFVAYSVLTFAAGEGGGGGGSSDEQSRDVTARALELPGGQWLVGAAGVGVIAAGGWIGVRAAMRSYHKHLRFGEMSRRTRRLVDVTGVAGGVARGLVFATAGVFAVRAAIAYEPDEAKGLDDTLRSFAESPVGPALLACVAFGLMLFGLFSFAMARWRKV from the coding sequence ATGACGACTCTGGGGGTGGGGCGCGGGCGTGCCGCGCGGGGTTCGGTGACGGAGGGCGCGGCCCGGGCCGGGCTGACCGCGCGCGGCGTCATCTATCTGCTGGTCGGGGCGCTGGCCCTGCAGATCGCCTTCGGCGGGAGCTCGGAGCAGGCCGACCGGCAGGGCGCGCTGGAGGAGATCTCCGAGAAGCCGCTGGGTTCGGTGATGCTGTGGGCCCTGGGCATCGGCCTGGTGGGCATGGCGCTGTGGCGGCTGTCGGAGGCCGTGTTCGGCGCGGCGGGCCAGGACGGCCGCAAGTGGACCAAACGCCTGGCGTCCGCCGCGCGCTTCGTCTTCTACGCCTTCGTCGCCTACTCGGTGCTGACCTTCGCGGCGGGTGAGGGCGGCGGGGGCGGCGGTTCCAGCGACGAGCAGTCCCGGGACGTGACGGCCCGGGCCCTCGAACTCCCCGGCGGCCAGTGGCTCGTGGGCGCCGCGGGCGTCGGTGTGATCGCCGCGGGCGGGTGGATCGGCGTACGGGCCGCGATGCGCTCGTACCACAAGCACCTCAGGTTCGGCGAGATGTCCCGGCGGACACGCCGGCTCGTCGACGTGACGGGTGTGGCCGGCGGGGTCGCGCGCGGCCTGGTGTTCGCGACGGCCGGCGTCTTCGCCGTCCGTGCCGCGATCGCGTACGAACCGGACGAGGCCAAGGGCCTCGACGACACCCTTCGCTCCTTCGCCGAGTCCCCCGTCGGCCCGGCGCTCCTCGCGTGCGTCGCGTTCGGGCTGATGCTGTTCGGGCTGTTCTCCTTCGCCATGGCGCGCTGGCGCAAGGTGTGA
- a CDS encoding DUF6328 family protein produces the protein MTEVQGSQGRGRDETEDERADRRWSELIQEVRVAQTGVQILFGFLLTVVFTPRYDDLAQTEKTIYIVTVVLGAAATGALIGPVSFHRIVAGRRIKPAAVKWAGRLTVVGLVLLLATMTAALLLILRVATHDEYVPWLVGCVLLWYLLCWFVLPTAIRRRHAGD, from the coding sequence GTGACCGAGGTGCAGGGCAGCCAGGGCAGAGGCCGGGACGAGACCGAGGACGAGCGTGCCGACCGCCGCTGGAGCGAACTCATCCAGGAGGTGCGGGTCGCCCAGACCGGTGTGCAGATCCTGTTCGGCTTCCTGCTCACCGTCGTCTTCACCCCGCGCTACGACGACCTGGCGCAGACCGAGAAGACCATCTACATCGTCACCGTCGTCCTCGGCGCCGCCGCCACCGGGGCTCTGATCGGCCCCGTCTCCTTCCACCGGATCGTCGCCGGACGCCGCATCAAGCCGGCCGCCGTGAAGTGGGCGGGGCGGCTGACCGTCGTCGGCCTGGTCCTGCTGCTGGCCACCATGACGGCGGCGCTGCTGCTCATCCTGCGCGTGGCCACCCACGACGAGTACGTGCCCTGGCTGGTGGGATGCGTGCTCCTGTGGTACCTGCTGTGCTGGTTCGTGCTCCCGACAGCGATCCGCCGCCGCCACGCCGGCGACTGA